In Streptomyces violaceusniger Tu 4113, one DNA window encodes the following:
- a CDS encoding DNA repair helicase XPB: protein MNGPLIVQSDKTLLLEVDHEQAGACRRAIAPFAELERAPEHIHTYRVTPLGLWNARAAGHDAEQVVDALVAYSRYPVPHALLVDVAETMARYGRLRLLKHPTHGLVLETSDRPILEEILRSKKIQPLVGARLDPETVVVHPSERGQIKQTLLKLGWPAEDLAGYVDGEAHPIELHEDGWALRPYQTQAVEGFWHGGSGVVVLPCGAGKTLVGAGAMATAKSTTLILVTNTVSARQWKHELVRRTSLTEEEIGEYSGTRKEIRPITIATYQVLTTKRKGIYPHLELFDSRDWGLIVYDEVHLLPAPVFKFTADLQARRRLGLTATLVREDGRESDVFSLIGPKRFDAPWKEIEAQGYIAPADCVEVRVNLTEAERLTYATAETDEKYRYCATTDSKRKVTEALVARHKGQQTLVIGQYIDQLDELGEHLDAPVIKGETTNAQREKLFDAFRQGELSVLVVSKVANFSIDLPEATVAIQVSGTFGSRQEEAQRLGRVLRPKADGHPAVFYSVVARDTIDQDFAAHRQRFLAEQGYAYRIVDASELLADEDV, encoded by the coding sequence GTGAATGGACCCCTCATCGTCCAAAGCGATAAGACGCTCCTGCTCGAGGTGGACCACGAGCAGGCCGGCGCCTGCCGCCGCGCCATCGCGCCCTTCGCCGAGCTGGAGCGGGCGCCCGAGCACATCCACACCTACCGGGTGACCCCGCTGGGGCTGTGGAACGCCCGCGCCGCCGGGCACGACGCCGAGCAGGTGGTCGACGCCCTCGTCGCGTACTCCCGCTATCCCGTCCCGCACGCCCTCCTCGTCGACGTCGCGGAGACCATGGCCCGCTACGGGCGGCTGCGGCTGCTCAAGCACCCCACCCACGGTCTGGTCCTGGAGACCAGCGACCGCCCGATCCTCGAGGAGATCCTGCGGTCGAAGAAGATCCAGCCGCTGGTCGGCGCCCGGCTCGACCCGGAGACCGTCGTCGTCCACCCCTCCGAGCGCGGGCAGATCAAGCAGACGCTGCTGAAGCTGGGCTGGCCCGCCGAGGACCTGGCCGGGTATGTGGACGGCGAGGCCCACCCCATCGAGCTGCACGAGGACGGCTGGGCGCTGCGGCCGTATCAGACGCAGGCCGTGGAGGGCTTCTGGCACGGCGGCTCCGGTGTCGTCGTGCTGCCCTGCGGTGCCGGAAAGACGCTGGTGGGGGCGGGTGCGATGGCCACCGCCAAGTCGACCACGCTGATCCTGGTCACCAACACCGTCTCCGCCCGGCAGTGGAAGCACGAGCTGGTGCGCCGCACCTCGCTCACGGAGGAGGAGATCGGCGAGTACAGCGGTACGCGGAAGGAGATCCGCCCGATCACCATCGCCACGTATCAGGTGCTCACCACCAAGCGGAAGGGCATCTACCCGCATCTGGAGCTGTTCGACTCCCGCGACTGGGGCCTGATCGTCTACGACGAGGTGCATCTGCTGCCGGCGCCCGTCTTCAAGTTCACCGCCGATCTGCAGGCCCGGCGGCGGCTCGGGCTCACGGCGACGCTCGTCCGGGAGGACGGCCGGGAGTCCGATGTCTTCTCGCTCATCGGGCCCAAGCGGTTCGACGCGCCCTGGAAGGAGATCGAGGCGCAGGGCTATATCGCGCCCGCCGACTGTGTCGAGGTCCGGGTCAACCTGACCGAGGCCGAGCGGCTGACGTACGCGACCGCCGAGACCGACGAGAAGTACCGCTACTGCGCCACGACCGACTCCAAGCGGAAGGTCACCGAGGCGCTGGTCGCCCGGCACAAGGGGCAGCAGACCCTGGTCATCGGCCAGTACATCGACCAGCTCGACGAGTTGGGCGAGCACCTGGACGCGCCCGTCATCAAGGGCGAGACCACCAACGCCCAGCGGGAGAAGCTCTTCGACGCCTTCCGGCAGGGCGAGCTGTCGGTGCTCGTCGTCTCGAAGGTCGCCAACTTCTCCATCGACCTCCCCGAGGCCACGGTCGCCATCCAGGTCTCCGGCACCTTCGGCTCCCGCCAGGAGGAGGCCCAGCGGCTCGGCCGGGTGCTGCGCCCGAAGGCCGACGGCCACCCGGCGGTCTTCTACTCGGTGGTCGCGCGCGACACGATCGACCAGGACTTCGCGGCGCACCGGCAGCGGTTCCTGGCCGAGCAGGGGTACGCGTACCGGATCGTGGACGCGAGCGAGCTGCTCGCGGACGAGGACGTCTGA
- a CDS encoding VanZ family protein produces the protein MISIAGWEIRRTADKRTTVKRAAEKRSGEKKPREGSRTTGGQKAASGQKKGSRAGGALTKGSRTTKPQTAKPQSAKPQSTKPQTTKPQTAKAQAAKPESAKAPSTKARTGKARIAKPAKPVEPEGTPETALLQRKSFGARAARLLVLLLAFVCMVGFAAALAKATLVPSPGSVDLVHTNLHPGRSLRAYLDQPAFRDTVKQIGGNVLLGGPFGVLLPMLLPKARGAVRVVVVTALVMVAVETVQGLIVEGRAFDIDDVILNTTGALLGYVVIGRWLGHALHPRRRHWWHRWTQRPPAA, from the coding sequence GTGATCAGCATCGCTGGATGGGAGATCCGGCGGACGGCGGACAAGAGGACGACGGTAAAGCGGGCAGCGGAGAAGCGGTCGGGGGAGAAGAAGCCGCGGGAGGGTTCCCGGACGACGGGCGGCCAGAAGGCGGCGAGCGGCCAGAAGAAGGGGTCGCGGGCGGGTGGGGCTCTGACGAAGGGGTCCCGGACGACAAAGCCGCAGACCGCGAAGCCTCAGTCCGCGAAGCCTCAGTCCACGAAGCCGCAGACCACGAAGCCGCAGACCGCGAAGGCCCAGGCTGCGAAGCCTGAGTCCGCGAAGGCCCCGTCGACGAAAGCCCGGACCGGGAAAGCCCGGATCGCCAAGCCTGCCAAGCCCGTGGAGCCCGAGGGCACCCCGGAGACGGCGCTGCTGCAGCGCAAGTCGTTCGGTGCGCGTGCCGCACGGTTGCTGGTGCTGCTCCTGGCGTTCGTCTGCATGGTCGGCTTCGCGGCGGCGCTCGCCAAGGCCACGCTCGTGCCCTCGCCCGGCTCCGTCGACCTCGTCCACACCAATCTGCACCCGGGACGGTCGCTGCGCGCGTACCTCGACCAGCCCGCCTTCCGGGACACGGTGAAGCAGATCGGCGGCAATGTGCTGCTCGGTGGCCCCTTCGGGGTGCTGCTGCCGATGCTGCTGCCCAAGGCGCGGGGCGCGGTGCGGGTGGTGGTGGTGACGGCCTTGGTGATGGTGGCCGTCGAGACCGTTCAGGGGCTCATCGTCGAGGGTCGGGCCTTCGACATCGACGACGTCATCCTCAACACCACGGGCGCGCTGCTCGGCTACGTCGTGATCGGCCGCTGGCTCGGCCACGCCCTGCACCCCCGCCGCCGCCACTGGTGGCACCGCTGGACCCAGCGACCGCCTGCCGCGTGA